A window from Cellulomonas sp. C5510 encodes these proteins:
- the tyrS gene encoding tyrosine--tRNA ligase — protein sequence MTHLLDELAWRGLVAQTTDQDALREALDAGPVTFYAGFDPTAPSLHHGHLVQLVLMRHLQLAGHHPLALVGGATGLIGDPRMSGERVLNTKDTVAEWVQRLQAQISRFLDFEGDNPARMVNNLDWTGELTAIDFLREVGKHYRLGTMLAKDTVARRLASDEGISFTEFSYQILQGMDYLELHRRHGCTLQTGGNDQWGNLLSGVELIRKSEHASVHALTTPLITKADGTKFGKSEGGAIWLDPEMMSPYAFYQFWLNVDDAEVVGYLKVFTFRTREQIAELEEAVAARPAAREAQRALAYDVTSLVHGTDATDKVIAASRALFGGGDLAGLDEATLRAAVAELPSAEVRVGDPLVDVLAATGLVASKGAARRAIAEGGASVNNRKITDDTAVVAAEDLLHGRWLVLRRGKRTLAVARVASA from the coding sequence GTGACCCACCTCCTCGACGAGCTCGCCTGGCGAGGCCTCGTCGCCCAGACCACCGACCAGGACGCGCTGCGCGAGGCGCTCGACGCCGGCCCGGTGACGTTCTACGCCGGGTTCGACCCGACGGCGCCGAGCCTGCACCACGGCCACCTGGTGCAGCTCGTGCTCATGCGGCACCTGCAGCTCGCCGGCCACCACCCGCTGGCCCTCGTCGGCGGGGCCACCGGCCTCATCGGCGACCCCCGGATGTCGGGGGAGCGCGTCCTCAACACCAAGGACACGGTCGCCGAGTGGGTGCAGCGGCTCCAGGCGCAGATCTCCCGGTTCCTCGACTTCGAGGGGGACAACCCGGCGCGGATGGTGAACAACCTCGACTGGACGGGTGAGCTCACCGCGATCGACTTCCTGCGGGAGGTCGGCAAGCACTACCGCCTGGGCACGATGCTCGCCAAGGACACGGTGGCCCGGCGCCTCGCCTCCGACGAGGGCATCTCGTTCACCGAGTTCAGCTACCAGATCCTGCAGGGCATGGACTACCTGGAGCTGCACCGCCGGCACGGCTGCACGCTGCAGACCGGCGGCAACGACCAGTGGGGCAACCTGCTGTCCGGTGTCGAGCTGATCCGCAAGTCCGAGCACGCGTCCGTGCACGCGCTGACCACCCCGCTCATCACGAAGGCGGACGGGACCAAGTTCGGCAAGTCCGAGGGCGGTGCCATCTGGCTCGACCCCGAGATGATGAGCCCGTACGCCTTCTACCAGTTCTGGCTCAACGTCGACGACGCCGAGGTGGTCGGCTACCTCAAGGTCTTCACGTTCCGCACGCGGGAGCAGATCGCGGAGCTCGAGGAGGCCGTGGCCGCGCGCCCGGCGGCGCGCGAGGCCCAGCGGGCGCTCGCCTACGACGTGACGTCCCTGGTGCACGGGACCGACGCCACCGACAAGGTGATCGCCGCGAGCCGCGCCCTGTTCGGAGGCGGCGACCTGGCCGGCCTCGACGAGGCGACCCTGCGCGCCGCGGTCGCCGAGCTGCCGTCGGCCGAGGTGCGGGTCGGCGACCCGCTGGTGGACGTGCTGGCCGCCACCGGGCTGGTGGCCTCCAAGGGCGCGGCGCGCCGTGCGATCGCGGAGGGGGGTGCGTCGGTGAACAACCGGAAGATCACGGACGACACCGCCGTGGTCGCGGCCGAGGACCTGCTGCACGGGCGGTGGCTCGTGCTGCGTCGGGGCAAGCGGACGCTCGCGGTCGCGCGGGTCGCCTCCGCCTGA